In Paracoccus aminophilus JCM 7686, a single window of DNA contains:
- a CDS encoding DUF4326 domain-containing protein, producing the protein MTASKQDPQRIQRKRTKGWRMPEGAVSVCRPSIWGNPFTVANLRAIGIEGPASALSRICVDEFEGWLAEPSLLPECVGPVNKASRQRILDNLPSLRGKDLACWCRLDQPCHADLLLRLANEVVA; encoded by the coding sequence ATGACCGCGAGCAAGCAAGATCCGCAGCGGATCCAGCGCAAGCGCACCAAGGGCTGGCGGATGCCCGAGGGCGCGGTATCGGTCTGCCGCCCCTCGATCTGGGGAAACCCGTTCACGGTCGCAAACTTGCGCGCCATTGGAATAGAAGGCCCCGCTTCCGCGCTATCTCGGATATGCGTGGACGAATTCGAAGGGTGGCTGGCTGAACCGAGCTTGCTTCCAGAATGCGTCGGGCCCGTGAACAAAGCGTCGCGCCAGCGGATCCTCGACAACCTCCCGAGCCTGCGCGGCAAGGATCTGGCGTGCTGGTGTCGGCTAGATCAGCCGTGCCATGCCGATTTGCTGCTGCGGTTGGCGAATGAGGTGGTGGCATGA
- a CDS encoding DNA polymerase Y family protein — MTPFRVLYIDMNSFFASVEQQLEPALRGKPVAITAVDSEAGACVAASYEAKALGVRTGTRVAEARLLCPGIIFRASRHRVYVRFNLAVADVLDRHAELTHIRSVDEFQLALSGEAQTLEGAAALVTRLKAAVAAEVGPALRFSAGIGPNHLLAKIAGKLEKPDGFQWLAPENMPERIAHLVLDDLPGISSALKERLYRARVFDVPTLCQLDPRHARQIWRSVEGERFVRMLQGMDIPIIPTVRGGYGNSKVLSPEFRDPRKAYQVGRWLTEKAAARLRRDGRVAGRFSLTVSFLSGHSWVRGVSCFPTQDTSFFLRLHRALWRALWRGGRPGPVLSMGVNLTNVDLLTARQGDLLTPLAPAERTRGEEVSVAVDQINARFGDGMIRYGIHLPHPGFFERG, encoded by the coding sequence ATGACCCCTTTCCGCGTCCTCTACATTGATATGAATTCGTTTTTTGCCTCGGTCGAGCAGCAGCTCGAGCCCGCTCTGCGCGGCAAGCCGGTGGCGATCACGGCGGTCGATTCGGAGGCCGGAGCCTGCGTGGCCGCGAGCTACGAGGCCAAGGCCCTTGGCGTCCGCACCGGCACGCGCGTCGCCGAGGCGCGGCTGCTTTGTCCGGGCATCATCTTCCGCGCCTCGCGCCATCGCGTCTATGTCCGCTTCAACCTCGCGGTCGCCGATGTGCTCGATCGCCACGCCGAGCTGACCCATATTCGCAGCGTCGATGAGTTCCAGCTCGCGCTGTCGGGGGAGGCCCAAACGCTCGAGGGCGCGGCCGCGCTGGTCACCCGGCTCAAGGCGGCCGTGGCGGCCGAGGTGGGCCCTGCCCTGCGTTTCTCGGCAGGGATCGGCCCAAACCATCTGCTGGCGAAGATCGCGGGGAAATTGGAGAAGCCCGACGGCTTCCAGTGGCTCGCGCCCGAGAACATGCCCGAGCGCATCGCGCACCTTGTCCTGGACGATCTACCCGGGATCTCAAGCGCGTTGAAGGAGCGGCTCTATCGCGCGCGGGTCTTCGATGTGCCGACGCTCTGTCAGCTCGATCCGCGCCATGCCCGGCAGATCTGGAGATCGGTCGAGGGCGAGCGATTCGTCCGGATGCTGCAAGGCATGGACATCCCGATCATACCGACGGTTCGCGGCGGCTATGGCAATTCCAAAGTCCTCTCGCCAGAATTCAGGGATCCTCGCAAAGCCTATCAGGTCGGGCGCTGGTTGACCGAGAAAGCAGCCGCCCGCCTGCGCCGCGATGGCCGCGTGGCCGGGCGATTCTCGCTCACCGTGTCATTCCTGTCCGGGCATAGCTGGGTCCGAGGCGTGTCCTGCTTTCCGACGCAGGACACATCATTCTTCCTGCGGCTGCACCGGGCGCTCTGGCGCGCGCTGTGGCGCGGCGGGCGGCCCGGGCCGGTTCTGTCGATGGGGGTGAACCTGACCAATGTCGATTTGCTCACGGCGCGCCAAGGTGATCTGCTGACCCCGCTCGCGCCTGCCGAGCGCACCCGCGGCGAAGAGGTCTCAGTCGCGGTTGACCAGATCAACGCGCGATTCGGCGACGGCATGATTCGCTATGGTATCCACCTGCCGCATCCGGGATTCTTCGAGCGCGGATGA